A stretch of DNA from Anopheles ziemanni chromosome 3, idAnoZiCoDA_A2_x.2, whole genome shotgun sequence:
ACGTTTTTGCCCGGCAGATTGACGGTGGTTGTCTTACAGATTTCGAACGATGGCAGCGAAGGCACGTGGTAACGGAGAGGAGAAACCTTCGGCAGTTCGGTAACGTAAGGTGCAACATAACCACAACCTCGTGCGGAAGCCGTTCCGGAAAGACTCATTTGTCCCGTTTCAATAGCCCGACAGTTCGATGTTGGTCCAACTGTTCAGGATGTCAGCCTGTCTTGTGTCATATCTCTAGACTGTTGTGTAATCCTTTGTCACAGTTGCGTCTCAAAATATATCTTTTTATGACTCCAAacttttttaaagtgatttaaAAGCATACTTACAATGCAATGACAGTgtgttgaaatatttcaacgcgtgaaatatttcactgcGCGCACGTGTTTCGTGTACTTTTGTAACCGACAACTGTTGATCAACAACCGATCAAGTATGTTAACATAAATTCTTCCCAAAATGTTGATGGTGGAATCATCTAccggaaaaaaatccatcaataaGACCATTGTTAAATGTTTGTTGGTGCTTCCCAACATTGTAACGGTTTATTTAACCCTTGGCAGCACATTAGGATAAAACATTTTGGATACTCTATAATAACAGAAGGTTAGTTTTATACtctaatttaaatgaaatcttAGCAGAAATGTTATGTTTGCTTTATtcgattttttcatttgttcctattttatttacctagttttagttttcttaaCCTTTCTATCGAGACATTTTGGGGTTTTAATATATCGTCGTACTTTAAAGGGTTAACGATAAACTCTTTGCGCAACTTATCAGAAAAAGTTTGACCACGCCTTGCAGCTGTCGTTAAAAGTCGAAaccacgaacaaaaaaaaagaaactcacTAGTTGACTGATAAGAAACCAAACATTCAATCTTAAACATTCACAACTCGTTAACAAAGCTTTCTTCTGTTTCCATCTTGTTTATCGAAATTCGGCTTTATTCATCCCGCGTTGATGCATGGGACAGAAATTTACAGCTGGCCATAAAAAGACGGATAGTCACCGGTTGCAAAAATAAAGCTCCGGATGTTTAATGATTCAATGCCTCTGGGAGCCTTTCGCGTCATGGTCGTTCCGTAGAACCACTTCGTTGCGCGTTTGGAGAACCTGGCTACACCACGACCATTGCACTACGTGTGTACCAATGGCTTTTTGGTCGTGCTGATAAGAAATCAAGACCACTCGCAGAAAACACCTCTCAGTGCTCCAGTAACTGCTGGAACGCCGAAGACTGCTGGCGACATTCACGCTTCGCTTCGGACTCGTTTGCTTACGAAATCCGTTTATTTTTCTGCTCAAGATAAGGAAGTTCATATCACACAATAGTTGAACCCTTTCCGAAACCCCTTTTTTGGGCGAGTGATTTAAGAGGCAACAGTCTGGATCTCAGAATTTCAGCACATTGGATCAGTTTGTAATCGTCTGTGGCTCGGTTGACATCAGTCTTAGTTTCCGGTGCAGCTGTTAAAAACCTCAAAGGCGGCGGACGTAGAAGAACCCCAGTGCAGTGCGGTTTCAAGTGAAAATCGATTTCTTATCACACCTCGCGTATCACAGCTGGTGATAAGAACCAAGTGTCGCTGCACTTACTTCCACGCGCGAACGGAACGGGCAAAGGTTTAATTATATCGGGGAGGTGACAGGTTGGaaactaattaaaataaaggTGCAACGGTCACGTAACGAAAGGgcggttcggtggaaaaccaaaTATTTGATTCGTGCGGTgataattttaatgaaaatcaaCCCCACCTACACCGAATTCGGCCATCGAGAGAAAGTTATCTAACCGAGGACTGTGTCGCTGTTCGTGAAAAGAGAACGCTGTCGGAAATGTGGACTAGAGTGAATCTtctgctggtgttggtggtgattATTGGTGCCCAAGAAGATGCCGAACCTGCGACACAGCCAGTATCACACCTGTGTCACTTCGAGAAACCTCTGCAGGACCCGACAGACTCCGACACCGACCAGTACTGCGATTGTGACGTACACAATGCACCACCCTGGGGACTTCCGGAAATTCATATCGAATGCCGGAGGCACCAGATTCGCGATGACTTCTGGCACGGATATGAGCAGCTGCCTCAGGGCACGGTTAAGTTGGATCTATCACGGAATGCGCTCACCGCCGTGCCGTTTCTAGTCGGGAGCGGTCTGCGCTATCTGAAACTCAGCATGAACCAGATAACGACCGTCCCCGATAAGGTGTTCGCTAACTTGTCCGCCCTGCTCGAGCTCGATCTGAGCGGGAACCGTATCGAAACCATCGGCACCGACGCGCTGGCCGGCCTGGCGATGATCAAGCTGATCGATCTGAGTGACAATCAGATCAGCACGATCGAGGTGAATGCGTTCTCCCAGTTTATCCACCTCGAACGGTTGGTTCTGTCCAACAATTCACTCGGTGCGTTCTTCAACCGGAGCGATTCGGATCTCTACCTTCGCCTCGGTGTCACCACGAAGCTCAACATTCTGGAACTGGAACGGTGCAACATCACCGACATCAATCTGGCCAGCGGAGTCGGTTTGGAGCGAGTCCTCCTGGGCTACAACCGAGTGCAACAACTCTCCCGTCTCCCAAAGCAACTGTCCTACCTCGATCTCAGTGGAACACCCATCCGGAACCTGCCGGCCAAGTTCCTGCCCAACCTGCTGCACCTCGAAAAACTCTACCTCCAAGACATGCCCATCCTGTACACCCTCGACGAGTACGCCCTGTACGGCTTGCCGCGACTCACCCTGCTGAATCTACAGGGTTCCCGCAACCTCTCCTCCATCCACCCGTACGTCTTCGGCCAGAATGTGGTGCGGAACGAAACCGGTACCGCGCTGAAGCAACTCATCCTGAAGGGCACCAACATCCGCACGCTCAATTCCTCCCTACAGACGGCGTTTGAGAGCCTTACCGTGCTCGACATCCGGGGCGCACCGTTGCGGTGCGACTGCGAGCTGCGCTGGTTACGGGACCTGCCGAACCTGAAGGTGATCGGTTCCTGCTTCAAACCGAGCGCCCTCAGAGGGAAAACCTATGGCACGATCGATTCGCACCAGTTCCAGTGCCGCGCCGAACAGTCCTGGGTGTACATCGTGTTCAACGTGGTGCTGGTAATCGTGCTGCTCGTCCTGGTCGCCGTCGGTATCTTCCTGATCATTCGAGCGATCCGACCGAAACCGCACGTCCAGATGCGGAAGGTTGGAGCGACCAGTCCGTACGCTCGCGTTACGATAGAACCGAACCAGGCGGAAGTGCTTTAGGGAAACAGTGAAGTGAAAACACATTCTACTGAGAATGAGTCCTGCAGTGATCTGTATATAGAAATGACATTAGCTTAGGTTCGCTTTTAAGGTAGCGTAGGTACTTGCGAACTCATTTGAATGTAAACCGAATAAAACGGTTTAGAGAGACGGTTCCCCGAAATTCATGTGCCAACAATTAGTATCACAAGACGGATTGTAACTTGAGATAAGGttagaaaggaagaaaaacttagcaattcaaacaaaacatcgaGCATTTAACATCGATCCAGTACGAACAAACTAAAATTGTTATACTTAGTATTAAATATAAGAATACCACACTGCATAAGCTGAAAACCAagcaagaaaagaagaaaaacatagaaaatggaacataaaatcaaaggttaataaaacaaaactgttacAAAAGAACACCAGcggtttttattctttttctcatTGCGACAGGTACGATATGCATTTGAAATTGAGTGGTAAACCCCAAAAATATCATCTCACTCACGGTTGTCTTCGTTCCAAACGCGGCACAAGTAATGGATTGGttgaagcgaaaacaaaaccaaaaccccgAAGAGAAACGGAAAGCTGCGTGaaagtaagaaaaacacaaaactaacAACCGACTGACCTTTAAACACCGTTACCCGCCGAAGAATGGGAAGTAGCTTGAAGATGGCTGAGAAACGTTACTTATCACACAGCAATTGCCCTCCGGAAGGTGGagctgtttgtttcttttttttatatggtcCTCTATTTTGGGCTTTTTCTTCCCACTAATTAAAACTCGGGAATGGTCGGTAGGTGTATCTTTGATAAAGTAAGTGCTTTtttaaaatgagaaaaaatcaTGCCACACATTTTAATTGCCAAATAAGGAAATATTCAACTAACCAAAACAAGTCAACGAATAACCCGAATGTTCAAtggttgataaaaatatttttttcctgaCGACTTTAGCATGGAGATGGAGAGACCCCTtcagggaaaaaaagaaaaacattccaaaagAACCTTCTGATGCCGCCACGTGTTTAAATTTCGTCTATCAACATCTTCTCAcctacttttttgtttcttctaagCTCTCCCAGTCTAGCTTTTCTCTAATGCAGTCGTGTGCCCCCACGTTGCGCCCTGGGAGATACATGATGGGCggcctttcttttcttccattttcccacaCCACTGGGAGTTGCGAGTTGGTGCGTTCGTTCTGCGCACAGATTTTTGTCCACGTCCTCAAAACCAACCGCGAGCGGGCTCGAGGTTTAATCAAAGTGGAGGAAGAAAGCACACATCATCCAACGGCGGCTTATTCAGCAAATATCGCGACGACTCTCAGCTCCCTGAGCTCGTAGACCCGCGGTTCTCTCACTTGGTGTTGTCAGCTGATGAGGCGAGGGTGATGGGGGGGAACTGTGACGATCGCAGATCCATCTCGCGCGCGATCTTCACATCGCGATcgttccctctctctctcccgcgAAGCTCACTTCTTCGTCGATTGAAGAAAAGGGGAGCAGCAGACTTAAAAACAAGAGACTCAACGTCTTGGATACCGGGCCGGGCAAGAGTGAGAGACCACCACGTTGTCGAGTTCGGGCGAGGAAGCGCCAGCGGGAATTAGCTAATCCCGGAGAGACCCGCCAGCCCGCCGGCACTCCGGAGTCGCGGACAGTTCAACTCGGTTGCTCGGATCGTGCGAACTGTGCACGTCGGCGTGAATTCGTCAGCTTAAAGACTCGTCTTTTACGGTACGAGTTCCAGATATCCAGCAAGTGGCCTCAATCCGAAActcccaaaaaaaaccaaaagttaGTGTAAAAGAACAACCTCTCGGTGATTTACTCGTCTCATACGAagctttaccatttttttgaggaaacaaaaatttaaaaaaaaatatacccaccaacaccatcaccGAAACGCGGCAAGTAACGGTTAACGGATGGATCACAACAAAAGTTCCCGATCGAGCAAAATAAGTTGATACCCGATAGGTGTACGTCTCCAGACGATCAGGTGGTTTGTAATAGGATAACGACCACGCGCAAAACCACGCATCACCGTCTCCGTCGTTGTTgggagtttctttttcttgcaaCTCCTCGTAGGTTTTATGCAAAATTTCGGATTTAAAATTTCCTGTTGCTTGCGACGCAACGCGAAGAAGTGAAAGAATCGTGGCACTGCCGCAGTCGACGTTGGCAAAGTTTTCGGGTTGTTTGTGTGAGTATAAAGGTGTAACCATGGTGACTGTCGGGTGACAGGCGAGTGACACAGTGTGACTCCATTGTGTTCCGACGACGTCTGCCCCCGGGAAGCGTCTAATTAGCAGCTCGTCCGGGTGGTCCGAGGCTGAACACACTGCTGTACTGTGCATTTTGTCCAGATGTCGACTTGTTTCGCGTGTGGAAAGTGTCCGTACGATGTGAGTGCCCGATGGTCAAGCGCCTAGAGTAAGACTAATTGGACTTTCCTACGGTGGGGCTACAACAATGCCGACACGTTCGGAAGCAAGCATTTAACGGCCACGCAGACGAACCCAACGCCGGTTCGAACTGGATTCTCTATCACCGCTCCGGTAGGCACGTACTCGGCCAGTGTCCCGGTGTAGAACCAAGAACCGTGAAACGTGCCACCTAATCGTATTGAGAACATCAACAGCACGAACGGTCTGATAGGTTCACTACCGTCAACAATTCTGGTTCCATTCCCTCACGGAGCTCGGAGGTTTGCCAGTGAACACGGAACGACTACAGTGTCCAGCAAACGGCGCCATCGAGTTAGGCATAGTTACCAGCAGCCAACATCCCTCAATATGCCCTGTTCGACGTCCTGCCTTTCCTTCGGCAGCGCACCGGACGGCGGAAGCGGAAGCGATAGCTCCCACGTAACAGGTACGCTAATCGTCTTTCCAAAGTGACAATCGGACGGGGGGGAAGTAGATGTAAGAAGTCGCTGAACGGCACCAACTCCGGGAGCGTTTGACGGAAAACAGCAAATTTGATCCTCATCGATGACTTCAACTCACCGCAAGTGTATGTCAGTTGTAATCAAGGAAgcatttgtttcccttttgttgGCATGGAGAAATGCGCCGTAATCAGTTGCTGGTTACTTCGATCAAAACGGGTTTCAAATAGTTGCTTGATTTCTCGTCACTTTACACGTTTTACCTAACttgtattttaatttgtaattttcattttattgaatATGGGATAACTTCTCAAACACTGAACACTAACTGATTTGATTGATGACCAGCCGATTGATGAACCGTGGCCGGTCAACTATTGAATTGTGACTGGCCAACTGAATATCATGTTCGGTCTGGTCAGTTTATTTATACTTGTTTTGTGACctatttattacattttatataaACTGTTGTTAGTTTTGGTCAACCTATTGTGCTTTGGTTATTTGTTGTAAGTGGGTGGTCGTATGTTTATGTTACGCGTTCGCTAATACTTGATCTGGGCTGCTATGTTTCAATTCGAATTTAGTTATTTCgttatttgtttcaatgttgtGTTTAGCcttcttttgctttgctttaatTGGTGTaacatattatttttgaacgtGTTCTGACATGTTATGTTCTGAAATCTCCAGTTTGTTGGCTTTCCTAACTTTGTTGTGTGGTTCTTAGAATTGATTTATTCTTTCTTTGTAGCTCGCGTTGGGTTAGCAGATTATAACATTCTGCTATAAATAAATGGTTAAATTAGCTTCAGGTATTTCTCGCttggtatttttgtttaaGATTTTGTAAAAGCTAAATTACAATATTTTGCTGCTTGCATTCTCGCTAAAATATTCTACTCTAAGCACTTTTTGTGCCTCAGGGTGGATCACGAAAAGCAATGGCCACCGCCACTCACTTTCACCCGACCTCCTCCATTCACCGCAGGCTGATTAGAAACTTGTTAAACCCAAGCCAACACTACTCCACGGTCCCGATACTCGTTATCCAATAAATTCCGCTCGAACCGCCGAGGGCCGTTCCGAATGTTCCTGAGAATGAGCTCTCGAAACGTTGCCGGCTGTTGTGGCGCACGGTGGTCGAATCTAGACCGAAACGATTTAGATTGCATCTGGTTCGTGGGATGGCCGAAGGGGGAGGGTAGTACGTCACCGcggtaacaacaacaacgaacaGTCGCATGTCGCCCAGGCCGATGGATATTTCCGCCTGCAAGGTGTTAGGCCGCGGGAATTTACAAGTCAAGGCGACACAGTGGCCCTTAGTCCGGACCTCAAC
This window harbors:
- the LOC131285839 gene encoding slit homolog 3 protein-like — its product is MWTRVNLLLVLVVIIGAQEDAEPATQPVSHLCHFEKPLQDPTDSDTDQYCDCDVHNAPPWGLPEIHIECRRHQIRDDFWHGYEQLPQGTVKLDLSRNALTAVPFLVGSGLRYLKLSMNQITTVPDKVFANLSALLELDLSGNRIETIGTDALAGLAMIKLIDLSDNQISTIEVNAFSQFIHLERLVLSNNSLGAFFNRSDSDLYLRLGVTTKLNILELERCNITDINLASGVGLERVLLGYNRVQQLSRLPKQLSYLDLSGTPIRNLPAKFLPNLLHLEKLYLQDMPILYTLDEYALYGLPRLTLLNLQGSRNLSSIHPYVFGQNVVRNETGTALKQLILKGTNIRTLNSSLQTAFESLTVLDIRGAPLRCDCELRWLRDLPNLKVIGSCFKPSALRGKTYGTIDSHQFQCRAEQSWVYIVFNVVLVIVLLVLVAVGIFLIIRAIRPKPHVQMRKVGATSPYARVTIEPNQAEVL